GCCGTCAGGACACCCGCTCCGCGCGGTGCTTGACGGCCCGCAGGCGCACCTCGGCGGGAAGCGCGTCCAGACCGGCCGAGTCGCGTGCGTGCGCCAGCGCCCCGTCGGCGACCGCGTTCAGCGTCCCGAGGGGCGCGGCGTGCGGCTCCATGAGCAGCCGGACCCGGGCCCGGGGCTCGGTGCGGCGGCCGGTCAGCATCGCCTGGGCGCGGGCCACTCCGTCGAGTGCGCCCGCCTCCGAGGCGAGGACGCCCTCCAGGGCGCGGCCCCGCAGCCGGGCCCCTTCGCCGTCGCCGCTGTCCACCAGCACGTCGGCGAGCCGGCCGCGGCGGAGCTGGGCGAGGAACCACCACAGGGCGAGGACCACGAGGACGGCGAGGACGGCGATCACCGCCGGCCACCACCAGCCGTCGTCGCGCCAGCGCTGCCGGTCGGCCGCGCTGAGCAGCACGTCGGTCTTGCCGTCCCAGGGCCACCAGGACGGCACGGACGCGCCGAGGCCGGCGGCGAGCACGGCCCCGCCGACGACGACCAGCACCAGCCCGGCCAGGGCCAGCAGGACCCGGTTGACGGTGGAGCGCATGCGGCTCATCCCTTCTTCGCCGGTCGGTGCACCTGGACGGAGAGGGCCGGCGGCTTCGCCAGGCCCAGTTCCCGGACGGCCTTCTCCAGCACGGCGTCCAGGTCGGTCCGCACGTCGTCGAGTTCCCGGAAGTGGGAGAGCGCGCGCACCTTCGCCTTCCGCCGTCCCATGCTGACCCGCACGGACTGCACGCCGGACACCTCCACGGAGCGGTCCCGCAGGACCAGTGCGGCGGCGGTGCGGTCGAGTCCGGCCCGGACGTCGGCGCGGTCGCGGCGCATCGGCAGCAGGTCGCGCAGTCCGGGGGTGAGGGCCAGCAGGATCAGCCAGAGGCCGATCAGGGCCGCGACGCCGGCCCCGATGAGCACCGCGACGTCGTCCAGCCGCCGTTCGGCCAGTCCGTCGGCGAGGGAGCGACGCCACTGCATGGCCGGGTGGTCGGCCCGTACGGCGGCGATGTCGTAGAGCAGCAGGCCGGCTCCGCCCAGGAGTACGAGGGCCAGCAGGGCGGCCGGGACGCGGCGGGCGGACCAGAAGCGGCCCGCGGTGCTGTCGCCCCGTTCCAGGGTGGGGACCGGTTCGCGGGCGTCGGCCGTTGTGTTCGGGGCGTGCGGGCTCACGTCGCCGCCGCTCTGTCCTACGGTGGGCATCCGCCGCGTGGAGCCGGTCGGTTCACCGGGTTCGGTCATCGGACCCTCCCCTGTGCGGCGGCGCTCGTTCCGGCGGGGTGCAGCCGTTCGACCTGCACCGCCACCTCGGGCACCTCCATGCCTGCCAGCGCCTTGACCCGCTCGGCGACCCGGCGGCGTACGGCGCCGCACTGGCGGCCGATGTCGCTGGGGTAGCCGAGCTCCAGGCTGACGCGCACCCGGGCGGCGTCGCGGTGCACGGTGACCGTGGCACGCGGCGACGCCCCGTCCGCGGGCGGTTCGTCGACCGCCTCCTTCGCCGCCTGGGCGGCGATCTTGGCGACGACGCGGTCGGCGATCCGGGTCTCGCCCCGGGTCGCCGCGGCGACCCGGCCGGTCACCGCCGTCACCGTCGCCGGTCGCCGCGCTCGCGACTCCGGAAGAAGTCGCCGGGCTCCAGGTCGCCGTCCAGGAAGCGGCCGGCGATGAAGCCGACCGCGCCCAGCGCGGCCACCAGTACGAAGGCACCGAACCCGCCGAAATACCCGGCGAACCCGAGCGCCATGCCGGCCAACAGACCGGCGACAGCCATGCTCATCGTGTTTCTCTCCTCAACTGGCGTACGACGGAGATACGGAAGGCTCACTGAAGACGCTGATCGTCGTTGCCGTCGTCATCGTCGTCCTCGTCGGGCAACTTGACGTCGCTCACCGCGATGTTGACCTCGACGACCTCAAGGCCGGTCATACGCTCCACCGCCGCGATGACGTTCTCGCGCACGTCGCGGGCCACGTCGGAGATCGCCACGCCGTAGTCGACGACGATCTCCAGGTCGAGGGCGGTCTGCGACTCGCCGACCTCGGCCTTGACTCCGCGGGTGACGGACTTGCCGCCGCCGGGGACCCGGTCGCGGACCGCGCCGAACGTCCTCGACAGGCCACTGCCCATCGCGTGGACGCCGACCACATCGCGTGCCGCCATCCCGGCGATCTTCTCGACGACGCCGTCGGCGATCGTGGTACGGCCCCGGGTACCGGGGTCACCGCCGCCACGCTTGCTCAGCGGGGTCCTGCCACCGGACCCGCTGTCGGGGTTGCTGCGCTGGGAGCTCTCAGTCATCGCCGGTCTTCCCTTCGGGACTGGTTTGGACTTCCTTGCCCACGTTAAGTGCGCTTTCCCCATCCCGCGCCGTGGATACGGCAGTCTGGGGTGATGACGACGGCACGGGGCCCGCAGAGGGTCGACGGATGGACCGCTTCGGTACGGCAACGGCTGGGTCTGGGCAGGCTGCTGCCGCTGGGCGGTCCGGGGGACGGCGCGTGGATCGCGGAGACGGCCGCCGCGTCGGTGCTGTGCGGGGCGGCCGCTCTTCCCGGGACGGTGCTGGGGAAGCTGCGGATCGGCCCGACGGAGAAGGCCCTTGAGGCGGCTGTGGCCGGGGGCGGCCCCGACGGCGTGTCACGGAACCCGGCGGACCCGGCGCCGCCCCCGGCTCCGCCGAGCGCGCTGCCGTCGGGGCCGCTGCGGATCGAGGCGGAGTTCTCCACCACCCCGGACCGGCCGCTGCCCGACACCGCGGCGGCCCTGCGCGCGGCGCTGCTGACGGCGGCCGCCGCCCGGCTGGGTCTGGAGATCGCCGAGGTGGACCTGACGGTCACGGCATTGCTGGAGGCCGGTGCGACCGATCAGGTGACGGCCGGGGAGACGGCGCCGCCGGCCCCGGGCGCGAAGCCCGAGGGACCGGTGGCGACGGCTGCCGCCGGGGTGCCGGGGGTCGTCTCGCTGACCCGGGTCCTGGGCGGCCCGGTGTACACCGCCCACGACCATGTGCGGGTCGAGGTGGCGACGGCCGGGGACCACCGGGCGCTGGATGTCGCGCGGTCGGTGCGCACGGCGGTGGCGGCGGCCGCGGAGGACCGGCTGCCGGTGTCGGTGCTGGTCACGGAGGTGGTCAGTCGGTGATGCCCGCCAGGTCGCGGAGCCGGCGGCCCTGGGCGGCCCGCTCGGCGACGCGCTGCTGCTCGTAGTCGCGCGAGAGCGCGCCGGCCAGGAGGGCCTTCGTCTCGACGACGGCGTCGCGGGGCGCCGCCACCAGGGCCCCCGCCAGGTCGCGGGCCGCCGCGTCGAGCTGGTCGGCGGGGACCACCAGGTTGGCGAGGCCGGTGCGCTCTGCCTCCTCGGCGTGCACGAAGCGGCCGGTGGCGCAGATTTCGAGCGCGCGGGCATACCCCACGAGGCCCACCAGGGGATGGGTGCCCGTGAGGTCGGGAACGAGGCCGAGGCTGGTCTCGCGCATGGCGAACTGCACGTCCTCGGCGACGATCCGCAGATCGCAGGCGAGGGCGAGCTGGAAGCCGGCGCCGATGGCGTGGCCCTGGACCGCGGCGATCGACACGAGGTCGTTGCGGCGCCACCAGGTGAACGCCTCCTGGTACTCGGCGATGGTCGCGTCGAGCTCGGCCTCCGGGCCGCGCGCCATGTCGAGGAACGACGGCTCGCCGTCGAAGCCCTCGGGAGTGAAGGCCTGCCGGTCGAGGCCCGCGGAGAAGGACATGCCCTCGCCGCGGAGCACCACGACCCGGACCGTGCCGGGCAGCGCCCGTCCGGCCTCGGTCAACGCCCGCCACAGAGCGGGAGACTGAGCGTTGCGCTTGGCCGGGTTGGTGAGCGTCACCGTGGCGACGGCGTCGTCGACGGTGAGCCGTACGCCGTCCTTGTCCAGCACAGTGTCGAGCGAGGTCATGGGGCGCCTCCGGATGGGGTGCAGTCAGCACTCGGTATGAAGTGACTGAACAGTAACCACCCGGGCGACCTTGCGGTCAGCCGGGTGGTCACCCCGAATTCCGTTGAGCCCGCATGACGCCGAGGACGCCGGAACTCAAGGGCCTCAGGCCGAAGCGGCCTTCTTGCCCCGTGTCGCGCCGCCGCGTCCTCGCAGCGTCACTCCGGACTCACTGAGCATCCGGTGGACGAACCCGTAGGAGCGGCCGGTTTCCTCGGCCAGCGCCCGAATGCTCGCACCGGAGTCGTACTTCTTCTTCAGGTCTGCCGCGAGCTTGTCACGCGCGGCGCCGGTTACCCGGCTGCCCTTCTTCAGAGTCTCGGCCACCCGTGCCTCCTCATGCGAAGTGCGCTCTGGACTCTCATGATCACCCCTCCCGCGCTTCCTGGCCACCCATTCGGCAAGGTCGGTGCGAGCGGTTTCCCGGACGAGAAGCACGCCGACACGAGCGGAATCCGCGATTCCCCAGGGCGTGCGGGGGCGCACGGCCCGGACCGGCAGGAGAACAGCCAGGTCAGGGCCGTACGGGGACGGGTGGCCGGAAATGGGGCGCACGACGGGTGAGCGCCGGGCGCACCACCGGAGTACGAGACGTCCTCACGCAGATGATGGATCACGCGTAGGCCGAATGATCTATCCCCGGTGGATCAGGCGAGGGCGACGAGGTCGCGGTAGTCCGCTCCCCAGAGGTCCTCGACGCCGTCCGGAAGCAGGATGATCCGTTCCGGCTGGAGCGCCTCGACGGCGCCCTCGTCGTGGGTGACGAGGACGACCGCGCCCTTGTAGGTGCGCAGCGCGCCGAGGATCTCCTCGCGGCTGGCGGGGTCGAGGTTGTTCGTCGGCTCGTCGAGCAGGAGCACGTTGGCGGAGGAGACGACCAGGGTCGCGAGGGCGAGCCGGGTCTTCTCGCCGCCGGAGAGCACGCCCGCGGGCTTGTCGACGTCGTCGCCGGAGAAGAGGAAGGAGCCGAGCGTCTTGCGGACGGCCACGAGGTCGAGGTCGGGTGCGGCGGAGCGCATGTTCTCCAGGACCGTGCGCTCCGGGTCGAGGGTCTCGTGCTCCTGGGCGTAGTACCCGAGCTTGAGGCCGTGCCCCTCGATGACCTCGCCGGTGTCGGGCTTCTCGGCACCGCCGAGCAGGCGGAGCAGCGTGGTCTTGCCGGCGCCGTTGAGGCCGAGGATGACGACGCGGGAGCCCTTGTCGATGGCGAGGTCGACGTCGGTGAAGATCTCCAGCGAGCCGTACGACTTGGAGAGGCCCTCCGCCATCAGCGGGGTCTTGCCGCAGGGCGAGGGGTCGGGGAAGCGCAGCTTGGCGACCTTGTCGGAGACCCGCACGGCCTCCAGGCCGGAGAGCAGCCGGTCGGCGCGCTTGGCCATGTTCTGGGCGGCGACGGTCTTGGTGGCCTTGGCGCGCATCTTGTCGGCCTGCGCGTTGAGGGTCGCGGCCTTCTTCTCGGCGTTCTGGCGCTCGCGCTTGCGGCGCTTCTCGTCGGCCTCGCGCTGCTGCTGGTAGAGCTTCCAGCCCATGTTGTAGACGTCGATCTGGGAGCGGTTGGCGTCGAGGTAGAACACCTTGTTGACGACCGTCTCGACCAGGTCGACGTCGTGGGAGATCACGACGAAGCCGCCGCGGTAGGACTTGAGGTAGTCGCGCAGCCAGACGATGGAGTCGGCGTCGAGGTGGTTGGTCGGCTCGTCCAGGAGCAGGGTGTCGGCGTCCGAGAAGAGGATCCGGGCCAGCTCGACGCGGCGGCGCTGACCGCCGGAGAGCGTGTGCAGCGGCTGGCCGAGGACCCGGTCGGGCAGGCTGAGCGCGGCGGCGATGGTGGCGGCCTCGGCCTCGGCGGCGTATCCGCCCTTGGTGAGGAACTCCGTCTCCAGGCGCTCGTACTTCTTCATCGCCTTCTCGCGGGTGGCGCCCTGCCCGTTCGCCATCCGGTCCTCGTTCTCGCGCATCTTGCGCAGGATCGTGTCGAGGCCGCGGGCGGAGAGGATGCGGTCGCGGGCGAGGATGTCGAGGTCGCCGGTGCGCGGGTCCTGCGGGAGGTAGCCGACCTCGCCGGACCGGGTGATGGTGCCCCCGGCGGGGGTGCCCTCGCCGGCGAGGCACTTGGTGAGGGTGGTCTTGCCCGCTCCGTTGCGGCCGACGAGGCCGATGCGGTCGCCCTTGGCGATACGGAAGGAAGCGGACTCGATGAGGATGCGGGCGCCGGCGCGCAGCTCGATGCCGGAAGCGGTGATCACGGAAAAACTCCAGGGCAGTATGGACGGCGGAGGGACGAGGGCGGAGGTCTCTCGACGCCGCTAATGCACAAGGAGGAAGGCCATACGGCCCATTCTACTGGCGGTACGCAACTTCTTTTCCGCGTGCCGGCCGGGACGAACCGGCTGATACTCGGCGCAGGGCGGCACCCTGTCGCCCACCCGAGCCCGAGGGTGGTGCGGCCGTGCGGTTCGACGACGACGCCGATCTGGACACCTCCGAGGTCCAGGACGTCCGCGGCAGCCGGATCCCGGGTGGGAAGGCCACCGTGGGCGGCGGCATCGCCGGCGTGCTCGCCCTGATCCTGGGCCTGCTCCTCGGCGTCGGCCCCGACCAGCTGGGCCTCTCCTCCGGTGACCCGGACCCCGCGGCGACCTCGTCGTCGGCCCGGCGGGTGCAGGAGAGCTGCCTGAAGGGGCAGGACGCGAACAGCAGGGAGGACTGCCGGACGGTGGCGGTGGTCAACAGCGTGCAGGACTTCTGGCGTCAGGAGTTCGAGCGGCGCGACGCGGACTACGCGGCCGCCTCGACGGTCCTGTTCAACGAGCGGGTCGGCACCGCGTGCGGGTCCGCCACCTCGGCGGTCGGGCCGTTCTACTGCCCCGGCGACCGGAAGGTCTATCTGGACCTCGGGTTCTTCGACGACCTGCGCACGAAGTTCGGCTCCAGCGGCGGGCCGTTCGCCCAGGCGTACGTCGTGGCGCACGAGTACGGCCACCACGTGCAGAACCAGCTGGGCACGCTGGCCCGGTCGCAGGACGGGCGGCAGGGCGAGAACAGCAACGCGGTGAAGGTGGAGCTGCAGGCCGACTGCTATGCCGGGGTGTGGGCGCACCACGCCACGACGACACCGGACGAGTCGACGGGCCGGCCGCTGATCACGGAGCTGACCCGGGCGGACGTCCGGGACGGCCTGGACGCGGCGGCGGCGGTCGGCGACGACCGGATCCAGGAGAGGTATCAGGGCCGGGTCACCCCGGAGTCGTGGACGCACGGTTCGGCCGCGCAGCGGCAGCAGTGGATCTCCACCGGGTTCCGCACGGGCGACATGGCGCGGTGCGACACCTTCTCCTGACCCGGACCTGCCCGGCCGACCCGGATCCACCCGACTGCTCCGGACCCGCCCGACCTGCGGGAACGCCTCCCGGGAGGGCATTGTCGGTGCCCGGTGGAAGACTGAGACACAGATCACATCAGGGTGATCCGGACAGGTGCGGCATCAGGAGAGGTGAGTGCGATGGCAGGCGGGGCGAGCGGCGTTCCCACGGTCTACCCGACGATCCTGTACGACGACGCGAAGGCCGCGATCAGGACGCTGACGCAGGGCTTCGGCTTCACCGAGGAGGCGGTCTACGAGGGGGAGAACGGCAGCGTGCTGCATGCCGAGCTGTCCTGCGGCAACGGCAGGGTGATGCTCGGCTCCAAGGGACGCGAGGGCCTGTTCGCGCAGGCGATGACGGGCGCGGGTCCGGCGGGGGTGTACGTGGTGGTGGACGAGGTGGACGAGCACTGCGCCCGCGCCAAGGAGTTCGGCGTGGAGATCCTCATGGAGCCGACCGACCAGGACTACGGCTCCCGGGACTACATGGCGCGGGACGCCGAGGGCAACGTGTGGAGCTTCGGGACGTACGCCCCGGGGTCCGGCTGAGCGGACCCCGGCGGCGGACGGCTCAGGCTCCTCCGGTGTGCACCTGGAAGGCGGCCCGGCGGACCGCCTTGGCCAGGGCCGGGTCCGGGTGGGCCGCGGCCAGGGCGACCAGGACCTGGACGGTGCGCGGATGGCCGACGGCCCTGACCTCGTCGAGCAGGGCGGGGACGGTGCCCTGGACGGCGGAGTCGAGGTGGCGGACCAGCAGCCCGGTCTCGCCGTGGTCGGCGACGGCCGCCGCGGTGTCGACCCAGAGCCAGGTGGCCTCCTCGCGGCTGAGGACCTCCTGGGCGTCGTCCGGGTCTTTGCCCTCGTACTCGGCGAGCCAGAGCAGCGCGTAGGGCCGCAGCGAGGGTTCGGTGAGGACGGCGCGGACCTCGGGTTCGGCGGGGGCGCCGACGACCCTCAGCGCCTCGAAGGCCAGTCCGCGCAGCAGCGCGTCCTCGCCCCGGGCGACGGCCAGCAGTTCGGCGACGGCGCTGCCGACGGTGCGGGCGGCGAGCCAGGCGCGGTACTCGGCGCGGGCCGGGCCGGGGGTGAGCCGGGCGCAGCCGAGGAGCATGTCGGCGGCGGACTGCTCGATGTTCCCGGCCGGGCTCTGGGCCGCGACGCAGATCTGTTCCAGCTTGACCCAGACCGCCCAGTTGCCGAGCGGGGTGAGGGTGGCGTGCCCCCGGCCGAGCGTCAGCGCACCGACGGCGGCGAGGCCCTCCAGGGCCCAGTCGAGCAGCAGGGCGTTGAGGTCGGCGCTCCGGGCCGGTCCGGCGCCGTTCTGGACCGCCACTGCCCGGGCGGGGGTCTCGGGCGGGTCGGCGGGCGCGGTTCTGCCGGGGCCCAGGGGCACTTCGCAGCGCTCCTCCTGGAGTTCGGCGACGCGCTGGCCGAGGAGGTCCAGCAGGGCGGGGACGGTGACCGGGCCCGCGGAGAGCTGGAGGAGGGAGAGCACCTGGGGCACGGCCTCGACGGCTTCGGCGACGGCGCCCGCCTCGATGTCCGCGGGTGCGGCGTGGACGAGCGACCAGGCGTCGAAGAGCGCCACCCAGCCGCGCAGGACGGCGGAGTCGTCCCGGTCCCAGGCGCGCAGCCGCCAGCCGGGGCGGGCGGTGTCGCCGTGCAGTTCGATCAGTCCGGCCAGCCGGGCCCGGTCCCAGCCCGCGCGGACCTGCGCCGGGGAGAGTTCCAGAGCGGTGGCCGCCCGTTCGAGGGCGTGGGCCGCGAGCGGGGCGGCGGGGCCCGGCCCCGGCGCTCCGGCCGCCCAGCGGGCGATGCGTACGGCGTCGGCGAGTACCGCCCTGGCCTGGCGTGCCAGTTCCGTACGGGGCGGGGTGCCCTCGGGGGGCCGGGGAGCCGGCCTGGTACGCCGGGTCGTCACGGCCTTGCGGGCGGTGGCGAGGGGTCGCGGGCGGACAAGTCGCAGCCTGGAGTCGCGCGGAGTACGGGACGTCACGGGAGCAGTCTTGCCCCTGACGGCCCGAAAGCCCAAACGGAAGGCGTTTCACCGGTACGGGAAAGGTTCCCCCGGTGCGGCGGCAAGCGGGAGAGTTCACCCCATCGGCTCACATCAGGGGCGTGAGGAAGCGTCGCAGGGTCTCCTCGTAGCGGGCCGGACCGGCGTTCCACATCGACGCATGCGGAGCCTGCGCCACGGCGTGGAGGCTGACCAGGTCCGGGCGGCGGGCGGCGAGCTCGCGGGAGGCGGCCCAGGGGGCGATCGTGTCGTCCGGGCCGTGCAGGATCAGGGTCGGGGTGCGCAGGGAGGCGGGGGCCGAGGTCTCCAGTACCGGGGCGCGGCTCATCCCGGTCCTGCCCTGGGCGGCGCGGACGGCGAGCGGCAGCAGGGCGGCCGGGACGCCTCGGGCCGCGGCCAGGGCGCGCAGGGTAACCGGCCAGTCCAGCACCGGGGAGTCGAGGACGAGGCCGCTGATCCGGTCGCGGAGCGGGGACTCGACCGCGGCGTACAGGGCCATGGTGGCGCCGGTGGACCAGCCGTGGACGATCACGTCGCGGGCCCCGTAGCGCAGGGCCCAGCGGATGGCGGCGTCGAGGTCGCGCCACTCGGAGGCGCCGAAGTGGCCGAGGCCGTCCGCGGGGCGGGGGGCTCCGGGGTCGCCCCGGTAGGCGAGGTCGAGCACGGGGAAGCGCTGTTCGCGCAGGAAGCCCATGAGGTTCATGGGGTGGGCCCGGGTGGTGCCGAGGCCGTGCACGGTGATGACCCAGGTGTCGCGGGCGCCGGGGACGTACCAGGCGGGCAGGGTTCCCAGCTCGCCGGGGATCTCGGCCTCCTGGTGGTCCAGGCCGAGGTCGCGGCTCGGGTCGCCGTCGTACAGGGCGGGGGTGAGCCGCACCTTCGCGCCCGGTTCGAGGAGCCCCCGGCCGACGCTCTCCAGCCTGCGGACGACGGTGTCGGCGGCCTGGGAGGCCCCTTCGACGACGGGCCCGACGACCGCGTGGACGTCGGGTCCGGACAGGCCGTAGGTGCCGGGCCTGAGCGCCGAGAAGGACCGGGTCAGGGTGACCTGTCCGGCCGCCGTGGCGTGCACGGTGAGTCTGCGGTCGGCGGGAAGGGGACGTCCGGGCGCCGCTTTGAGGGCGACGTCGCT
The nucleotide sequence above comes from Streptomyces sp. NBC_01116. Encoded proteins:
- the amaP gene encoding alkaline shock response membrane anchor protein AmaP, which gives rise to MRSTVNRVLLALAGLVLVVVGGAVLAAGLGASVPSWWPWDGKTDVLLSAADRQRWRDDGWWWPAVIAVLAVLVVLALWWFLAQLRRGRLADVLVDSGDGEGARLRGRALEGVLASEAGALDGVARAQAMLTGRRTEPRARVRLLMEPHAAPLGTLNAVADGALAHARDSAGLDALPAEVRLRAVKHRAERVS
- a CDS encoding DUF6286 domain-containing protein, giving the protein MTEPGEPTGSTRRMPTVGQSGGDVSPHAPNTTADAREPVPTLERGDSTAGRFWSARRVPAALLALVLLGGAGLLLYDIAAVRADHPAMQWRRSLADGLAERRLDDVAVLIGAGVAALIGLWLILLALTPGLRDLLPMRRDRADVRAGLDRTAAALVLRDRSVEVSGVQSVRVSMGRRKAKVRALSHFRELDDVRTDLDAVLEKAVRELGLAKPPALSVQVHRPAKKG
- a CDS encoding Asp23/Gls24 family envelope stress response protein, which codes for MTESSQRSNPDSGSGGRTPLSKRGGGDPGTRGRTTIADGVVEKIAGMAARDVVGVHAMGSGLSRTFGAVRDRVPGGGKSVTRGVKAEVGESQTALDLEIVVDYGVAISDVARDVRENVIAAVERMTGLEVVEVNIAVSDVKLPDEDDDDDGNDDQRLQ
- a CDS encoding enoyl-CoA hydratase/isomerase family protein translates to MTSLDTVLDKDGVRLTVDDAVATVTLTNPAKRNAQSPALWRALTEAGRALPGTVRVVVLRGEGMSFSAGLDRQAFTPEGFDGEPSFLDMARGPEAELDATIAEYQEAFTWWRRNDLVSIAAVQGHAIGAGFQLALACDLRIVAEDVQFAMRETSLGLVPDLTGTHPLVGLVGYARALEICATGRFVHAEEAERTGLANLVVPADQLDAAARDLAGALVAAPRDAVVETKALLAGALSRDYEQQRVAERAAQGRRLRDLAGITD
- a CDS encoding helix-turn-helix domain-containing protein, encoding MAETLKKGSRVTGAARDKLAADLKKKYDSGASIRALAEETGRSYGFVHRMLSESGVTLRGRGGATRGKKAASA
- a CDS encoding ABC-F family ATP-binding cassette domain-containing protein; this encodes MITASGIELRAGARILIESASFRIAKGDRIGLVGRNGAGKTTLTKCLAGEGTPAGGTITRSGEVGYLPQDPRTGDLDILARDRILSARGLDTILRKMRENEDRMANGQGATREKAMKKYERLETEFLTKGGYAAEAEAATIAAALSLPDRVLGQPLHTLSGGQRRRVELARILFSDADTLLLDEPTNHLDADSIVWLRDYLKSYRGGFVVISHDVDLVETVVNKVFYLDANRSQIDVYNMGWKLYQQQREADEKRRKRERQNAEKKAATLNAQADKMRAKATKTVAAQNMAKRADRLLSGLEAVRVSDKVAKLRFPDPSPCGKTPLMAEGLSKSYGSLEIFTDVDLAIDKGSRVVILGLNGAGKTTLLRLLGGAEKPDTGEVIEGHGLKLGYYAQEHETLDPERTVLENMRSAAPDLDLVAVRKTLGSFLFSGDDVDKPAGVLSGGEKTRLALATLVVSSANVLLLDEPTNNLDPASREEILGALRTYKGAVVLVTHDEGAVEALQPERIILLPDGVEDLWGADYRDLVALA
- a CDS encoding neutral zinc metallopeptidase, with amino-acid sequence MRFDDDADLDTSEVQDVRGSRIPGGKATVGGGIAGVLALILGLLLGVGPDQLGLSSGDPDPAATSSSARRVQESCLKGQDANSREDCRTVAVVNSVQDFWRQEFERRDADYAAASTVLFNERVGTACGSATSAVGPFYCPGDRKVYLDLGFFDDLRTKFGSSGGPFAQAYVVAHEYGHHVQNQLGTLARSQDGRQGENSNAVKVELQADCYAGVWAHHATTTPDESTGRPLITELTRADVRDGLDAAAAVGDDRIQERYQGRVTPESWTHGSAAQRQQWISTGFRTGDMARCDTFS
- a CDS encoding VOC family protein gives rise to the protein MAGGASGVPTVYPTILYDDAKAAIRTLTQGFGFTEEAVYEGENGSVLHAELSCGNGRVMLGSKGREGLFAQAMTGAGPAGVYVVVDEVDEHCARAKEFGVEILMEPTDQDYGSRDYMARDAEGNVWSFGTYAPGSG
- a CDS encoding alpha/beta hydrolase — protein: MRPVTATATAVTTILGVGATAVAAGRYASDVALKAAPGRPLPADRRLTVHATAAGQVTLTRSFSALRPGTYGLSGPDVHAVVGPVVEGASQAADTVVRRLESVGRGLLEPGAKVRLTPALYDGDPSRDLGLDHQEAEIPGELGTLPAWYVPGARDTWVITVHGLGTTRAHPMNLMGFLREQRFPVLDLAYRGDPGAPRPADGLGHFGASEWRDLDAAIRWALRYGARDVIVHGWSTGATMALYAAVESPLRDRISGLVLDSPVLDWPVTLRALAAARGVPAALLPLAVRAAQGRTGMSRAPVLETSAPASLRTPTLILHGPDDTIAPWAASRELAARRPDLVSLHAVAQAPHASMWNAGPARYEETLRRFLTPLM